The Salmo salar chromosome ssa19, Ssal_v3.1, whole genome shotgun sequence DNA window cCAGTGTCCGTTGGAAACCAGACTGAACTAAGTTTTCCTGTGCTGAGCTCTATTCCGCTTCTtgttatcctaaaaaactccctagtccttgccgttgacaagcatacccataacatgatgcagccaccaccatgcttaatgagtggtattcagtgatgtgttgtgttagattcgccccaaacataacactttctgTTTAGGACATGAAGTTCATTTCTATGCCAATTTTATTTTGCAGTATTACGTTAGTGCCTTATTGTAAACAGGAtggatgttttgaaatatttgtattctCTACAAGctcccttcttttcactctgtcatttaggttagtattgtggagaaacTAAAATGGTGTTGATTCATCTttaattttctcctatcacagccattaaactctgtaactgttctaaagtcaccactggcctcatgCTGAAATCccagagtggtttccttcctctccggcaactgagttaggaaggacacctgtatcatTGTAGTGACTGGGTTGATACTCCATcccaaagcctaattaataacttcaccatgctcaaagggatattcagcggatgtttattttacattttttgtaacTATCTAACAATCAGTGCCCtttttttgcgaggcattgaaaaacctccctgctctttgtggttgaatctgtgcttgaaaatGCACAACTCAATTGAGGgactacagataattgtatgtgtggggtacagagatgaggtagtcattcataaataatgttaaacactattattgcaccacagtccatgcaacttattatgtgacttgttaagcacattgttactcctgaacttatttaggccataacaaagagggttgaatacttattgactcaagacatttcagcttttcatttttaattaaattataaacatttctgaaaatataATTCCACattttcattatggggtgttgtgtgtgtgtgtgtgggcaagtgacacaaaatctcattctaatccattttaaattcagtctgaaacacaacaaaatatgggaaaaaaagtcaaggggtgtgaatactttctgaaggccctgtattcAGTTACACCGTAGGCTCTTAAATGGTCTGACTCTCACCACACCGTTTCACAGGAATATCAAAAACGCAATGGATGCAGCACTTTACATTGCACATTTTTTTCTACATGCAATGGAAGTAgtatggataagagcgtctgctaaattaccaaaatgtaaatgtaaaaatgtaaatgtgtgtcttTTCATACTCAAGTTTACTGGGTCGAGTTTACAGGGTCGAGTTTACAGGGTCGAGTTTACAGGGTCGAGTTTACAGGGTCGAGTTTACAGGGTCGAGTTTACAGGGTCAAGTTTACAGGGTCGAGTTTACAGAGTCAAGTTTGAATAAAATAATGCTTCCTACCAGGTTGACAGGGTGTACAAAGCTGCTCTCGTAGCGGTCTTCTTGTAGTACCTGTCGGAGGTGTGATATATAGCTAGACGCTAGTCTCAGCGTGTCCAGTTTGGACAGTTTGGTATCGGCTGGTACCCACGGCAGGCTTGTTTTCAGTCTGGAAAACGCTTTGCTCAGCACCCTCATCCTCGCCCTCTCTCTGGCGTTTGCAGCGTTCCTTTGTATCTGCCGCGCTTTCACAACTGGTTTTCCTCCAGCAGCGGTGACGCGTGTTCGCTTGGTCTTGACTTCGTAACCTCCGTCATTACCGAACTCGTCATCTGAGTACTCGGTGGATGTGTAGTGGTTCTGTGCAATGTTCCGTTTGGTTTTACTGCTTTCGAACGGAGCATCTGTCCGTTTGTGACGTGTCTCAATGATGTCCTCTCCATCGCTTACTGAGCCGGTGGacatgtctgtctggttcacctgTGCCCTGTAGCAGGACAGAGCAGTTCACTGGAGAGTTACAGGTGAGATATACCTGATTGAACTACCTCAACAATAGACACTCTTACTTTGATGCTATGTCTGTATATAGGTGGGTTTGGGGAATAGATATTCCACTTCTTCTGCTCCAGGAGTGTGAAGGATGCTTCTTcaaccaaaataaaaaaaaattcaaaaatatttttaaattCCCTATAGTTGATCCATCTCACACTCAGATTTCAGTATGTCATTCCTAGTTTAGGAACATAGCCATTGTTCCATGCCAGTTTACCAGTAGACTTAAAGTTTATCTAAAGTTTAGTTCAGAACTAAGTGTGTAGTCTCTTACCTTCTCTACAGCAAGTCAAGTCTCTGTAAAACTGAAAcctgccccctctctcacccGGCTAATTTAAGTGTCCTAGAATTAGCAGGGCAACTGTGTTTTCAGGAACTTTTCCCCAccccctctcactttctctctcgctctctctccaaacCAGAGTGACCTCTCGTCTAGCATTACTGTACTTTGGCAATGGGGGATGACTAGTTATTTCTTCGCTATTTGTTAGTCATCGATAAACAATATACGACTGGGAAATGATCTGGAAATGATTTTATGGTAGAATTTCCCAGATGTTCTGAAATGGTTTCCAAACAATAGGCCTAAATACTTCCTAATTCCATCAATTTCTCAGACAATATAAGGCAGCGTTTCCTAAACTCGTTCCTCTGGACACCCAAGGGTTcacgttttttttaatttttgccCTAATAGTACACAGCTGTTTGAAATGATcaaggcttgatgattagttgattatttgaatcagctgtgtagtgtgcTAGGACGAACAAACCAAAACGTGCGCTGGGCTAAGGGCACACTGTAACCTACTGCACTGTAATGTTATGTTAGAGGTTGATTTATCAGCCTtccttgtagctcagttggtagagcatggtgtttgcaacgccagggttgtgggttcgattcccacgggggggccagcacagaaaaataatgtatgcattcactactgtaagtcgctctggataagagtgtctgctaaattacaacaCCAAAAAATATCTAGCCGGACAGGGTTAAAGCGAAAACCTACTGTGCCATTTTTGTGTCCCAAAAGACaccctgtcccctatatagtgcagtacttttgacaagGCGACATACCCATGTAAATCAGCTATCTCACTGTCTTGTAAACACTCATTTCATTTTACCGCTGCCTACTTCATTgacagaaacagttctgtcatCCTCTCCAAACAATCGTCAGGCTAGCTAGATGACAAGAATACATCACAATCCACTGTGACAAGTCTCTCTCTCGCACATCTTTTGGTAATAGAAATGTCCGAAGATCTTATCAAAAAGTGACTAATCCTGTGTGCGTTTCACAGAGGGATCGAGTTTCTGCAGATTGTAGTGTCCTTTCACACACGGCCCCGTATGCTTCGGCCACAGCTGTCAGCGTTTCCCATGACATCTGGATCGCTGGCATGAcaggggcgtggcaggggggtggagGTTAGGGGGGATGGGGACCCTCCACTTTCTCAGGGGATGGTGATGCAGCATTGActgtgtcccaagtggcaccctattacctatatagcacactacttttgaccaggatcctacggcaccctattacctatatagcgcactacttttgaccaggatcctACGGCTGCCATTTTGCTTCCTGTCCTTGTTTCCTTTCCTTCTTAAGCAGTGCTACCCTTCCTCAACCTCACCTTTCAGGTTGAAGCTGAAGTTgcccctaaccacagatctaggatcacatCTGGACTTAGATCAGTATAGTAAAattgttttaaataaataaaaatgtaatacaaaatTCTCTCCCAAGTTTAGTGGCGATAACCTATTGCAGCAGAAGCAGTCAGAATACACCTCCTCCTTGTTCTGAGGAATATTCCCAGTACATCTGATAGCTATGAGTAGGCCTAGTCATTCCCCGGTAATTGGGGTGAAATTGTGATTTTTATTACAACAGTAACTTTGGGCCAGCGATTATCTAACGGCACAGCTGAGATCCATGCTCCATTCTGGTGGATGGCCATGCCAAGTTCACTAGAAAGAGAacgggagggatggagagatggagggagggagagatggagggagggagagatggagggagggagatatggagggagagatggagggagcgatggagcgatggagggagggagagatggagggagggatagatggagagatggagggagagatggagggagagatggaggcagggaggaagagatggagggagggagggagagatggagggagagagagatggagggagggagggagagagggagggatagatggagagatggaggcagggagggagagatggagggagggagagatggagggagggagggatagatggagggagggacagatggagggagggagggagggagggagggagggagggagggagggagggagggagggagggagggagggagagagagatggagggagagagatggaggcagggagggagagatggagggagggagagagggagagatggagggagggagagatggagggagggagagatggagggagagatggagggagagatggagggagggagcgatggagggagggagagatggagggagggatagatggagagatggagggagagatggagggagagatggaggcagggagggagagatggaggcagggaggaagagatggagggagggagggagagatggagggagggagggagggagagatggagggagggagggagagagggagggatagatggagagatggaggcagggagggagagatggagggagggagagatggagggagggagagatggagggagggagggatagatggagggagggacagatggagggagggagggagatatggagggagggagggagagagagagagatggagggagagagatggagggagggagagatggaggcagggagggagagatggagggagagatggagggagggagagagggagagatggagggagggagagatggagggagagatggagggagagatagagggagagatggaggcagggagggagagatggagggagggagagatggagagatggagggagagatggagggagggagagatggagggagggagggaggtatgcagggagagatggagggagggagagatggagggagagatggagggagggaggtatgcagggagagatggagggaaggagagatggagggagggagagatggagggagagatgagggagagatgaaggcagggagggagggagagatggagggagggagagatggagggagagatggagggagagatggaggcaaggagggagagatggagggagggagggagagatggagggagggagggagagatggagggagggagagatggagagatggagggagagatggagggagagatggagggagggagggagagatggagggagggagagatggagagatggagggagggagagatggatggagggagagatggagggagggagagatggagggagggagggagggagggagggagggagggagggagggagggagggagggagggagggagggagggagagatggagacatggagggagggatagagggagggagggagggagggatagatggagggagggagggatagatggagagatggagggagggagagatggagggagagatagagggagagatggagggagagatagatggaaggagggatagatggagggagggagggagagatgaagggagggatagatggagagatagagggagggagagagagggagggagagatagaaggagagatggagggaaggagagatggagggagggagagatggagagatggagggagagagaaggagagatggagagagggagagatggagagatggagggagagagaaggagagatggagggagagatagatagatggagagatggagggagagatggagggagggatagatgaagggagggagagatggatggagggagagatggagggaatgagagatgaagggagggatagatggagagatggagggagagatgaagggagagatggatggagggagggagagatggatggagggagggaggagagatggagggagagatagagggagggagagatggatggagggagggagggagggagggagggagggagggagggagggagggagggagggagggagtagaaatggagggagagatggaggagagctaCTGTACACCACTCCTCTCCATAGCATCCTGTCAGCTGAAGAGAGGATGTCTAATTCACGCCAGGGTTGCATGTcactcccaaatgacaccctattggctatttagtgcactacttttaaccacttAGCTTGAtccctttgggccctggtcaaaagtattaaataaggaatagggtatAATTTGGGATGCATATTTAGGACTCTACTGTGGCACTTTTTGCCTGTTATTTGCTTAAAGAAAATGAGCATTGATATGTCTGGAT harbors:
- the LOC106579726 gene encoding musculin; translated protein: MSTGSVSDGEDIIETRHKRTDAPFESSKTKRNIAQNHYTSTEYSDDEFGNDGGYEVKTKRTRVTAAGGKPVVKARQIQRNAANARERARMRVLSKAFSRLKTSLPWVPADTKLSKLDTLRLASSYISHLRQVLQEDRYESSFVHPVNLTWPFVVGRSEDNKDISADRQCGATS